The stretch of DNA CGTCATCGCGCTGCTGGTGGGACTGGTGCCGCGGGCGGCGACCGGTTTCATCGAGGTGGCCAACGCCGCTCCGCCGGTCCTGGCCGGGCTCATCATCGCCGGAGTATTCGGTCCCAGTGCAACGGGTGCCGCCATCGCTGTGGCCAGTGTCGGCTGGGCGCCGCTGGCATCCCATGCCGCCGGGCTCGTCGCCGAGAACCGTCAGCGACCCGATGTCCTTCTGGCGCCGGTCCTGGGGGAGGGGCGTGTGCGGATCGCCCTGACCCGGATCGTGCCCGCCGTCGTCGGCCCCCTGGCGCGACATGCGGCCTTGAGGCTCCCAGGCAAGGCCCTGGCCCTGGCCGGGCTCGGCTTCCTCGGCCTGGGCGCGCAGAGCCCCACCCCCGAGTGGGGACTGGTCCTGTCTGATGCTCTGCCCTATATCGAGCGGGCCCCCTGGGCCGTGGCCACGCCCGCCGCCGCCCTCGTGGTCCTGTCGGTGACCGCCGTCGCCGCCTCCCGCAGCGCCAGGCGCTGAGACCGCTGAGACATTGCCGCAGCGGGTGCGGTGAGGGGCGAGGGCCGGGGCCGTCGGGCACAAGAAACGCGGCCGGCGCTGGACCGCACATGGGTCCGCCGCCGGCCGCGCCGTGCGTCGTCGCCTCAGCCCTCCAGGGCGTGGAGGCGGTCGATCGGGGTGGAGACGGCCTCGCGGGCGCGCACCACGGCCTCCTCGTCAGGGGCGTCGTAGAAGCACAGGCACTTGACCGTGTCCTCACGCACGTAGGTGCGCAGGAAGCTCACCTCCGGGACCTGGGCGTACTTGGGGGAGTTGGCCTTCTTGCGGGCGAGGTAGGTCTCCATGGAGATCTCCTCGGGAATGTCCCACTCCACGAGGTAGTCGGCCTTGCGGGCCAGGGCGCGCACGTCCTCGATCTGGGCGCCCACGAGGCGGACCTCGTCGGGGCCGGTGACCTCGGCGTCGGCCGCGGCGGCCTTCACGGCCTCGGTCAGGGCGGTGGCGTCGTCGGAGTCGAGCTCGACGACGGTGAAGATGCGCTCGTGGCTGGCGGTCACCTGCGACTCCAGGACGGAGGCGCCGGCGGCCTCAACGGCCTGGGAGACCCGGGCGATGAGGGCCTGGGCGGCCTCTCGCGACGGCGTGGCGGGGACGAGCTCGAAGAGCTGGAGCGACATGGCGGCTCCTTTCCGTAGGGTGTGCGTACCAACCTTGCGGTCCATCAGGATTATTCCCGCCGGCTGGCGTGACCAGACGATGTGCTCGCTCTGCGGACACATCGTGGGGCGTGCGCCGTGTGCGAATGCGCCGCTCTCGGCGC from Actinomyces sp. Marseille-P3109 encodes:
- a CDS encoding DUF4242 domain-containing protein, giving the protein MSLQLFELVPATPSREAAQALIARVSQAVEAAGASVLESQVTASHERIFTVVELDSDDATALTEAVKAAAADAEVTGPDEVRLVGAQIEDVRALARKADYLVEWDIPEEISMETYLARKKANSPKYAQVPEVSFLRTYVREDTVKCLCFYDAPDEEAVVRAREAVSTPIDRLHALEG